A genomic stretch from Bradyrhizobium sp. 195 includes:
- a CDS encoding copper-binding protein, with amino-acid sequence MNRIIRISTALALTLSVTTGALAAAAASISGEVKKIDEGAGKITLKHGPAKSLGMEEPMTMVYRVKDPAMLKQVKVGDKVTFEAEEAASGYTVTKMDKAR; translated from the coding sequence ATGAACCGCATCATCCGTATCAGCACTGCGCTGGCACTGACGTTGAGCGTTACCACTGGAGCCTTGGCGGCCGCGGCTGCCTCGATCAGCGGCGAGGTCAAGAAGATCGATGAGGGCGCGGGCAAGATCACGCTCAAGCACGGACCGGCGAAGAGCCTCGGCATGGAGGAGCCCATGACCATGGTCTATCGCGTCAAGGATCCCGCGATGCTGAAGCAGGTGAAGGTCGGCGACAAGGTGACCTTCGAGGCCGAGGAGGCGGCTTCGGGGTACACGGTGACGAAGATGGACAAGGCGAGGTAG
- a CDS encoding copper oxidase, whose translation MFSRRGFLGTAALASASAISGRVQAASIPEAPHMDKVVMQPPLHPIAGPDYRPVVTLNGWSLPFRMNGDWKEFHLVAEPVVREFAEGMKVNLWGYNGQSPGPTIEAVEGDKVRIFVTNRLPEYTTVHWHGMIIPSGMDGVGGLTQPHIQPGKTFVYEFEMKKSGTFMYHPHSDEMVQMAMGMMGMVVVHPRDPNFRRVDRDFVFVMSTYRVDPGTYLPHVNEMTDFNMWTWNARVFPGIDPLPVRLGDKVRVRIGNLSMTNHPIHLHGHSFAVTCTDGGWIPESAQYPETTTDVPVGAVRVFDVLADNPGDWAFHCHKSHHTMNAMGHDVRNLIGVSRKDLAKAVGKLAPDGMAMGSTGMAMGNMEMPTPDNTLPMMTGTGQFGPIEMGGMFTVMKIREDLARDDYRDPGPYKFPQGTVAYEVAAPAAEPARQKPGSPPMKHKM comes from the coding sequence ATGTTTTCCCGCCGAGGATTTTTAGGGACCGCCGCCCTTGCCAGCGCCTCAGCCATTAGCGGCCGCGTTCAGGCCGCGTCGATTCCGGAAGCTCCGCATATGGACAAGGTGGTGATGCAGCCGCCGCTGCATCCCATTGCCGGCCCCGATTATCGTCCCGTGGTCACCCTGAACGGCTGGTCGCTGCCGTTCCGCATGAACGGCGACTGGAAGGAATTCCATCTCGTCGCCGAGCCCGTGGTGCGCGAATTCGCCGAGGGCATGAAGGTGAATCTGTGGGGCTACAACGGCCAGTCGCCGGGCCCGACGATCGAGGCGGTCGAAGGCGACAAGGTCCGCATCTTCGTCACCAACAGACTGCCCGAATACACCACCGTACACTGGCACGGCATGATCATTCCGAGCGGCATGGACGGCGTCGGCGGACTGACCCAGCCGCACATCCAACCCGGAAAGACCTTCGTCTACGAGTTCGAGATGAAGAAGAGCGGGACCTTCATGTACCACCCGCATTCCGACGAGATGGTGCAGATGGCGATGGGCATGATGGGCATGGTCGTCGTGCATCCGCGCGATCCAAACTTCCGTCGCGTCGACCGCGACTTCGTCTTCGTGATGAGCACCTATCGCGTCGACCCCGGCACCTATCTGCCGCACGTCAACGAGATGACCGATTTCAACATGTGGACCTGGAATGCGCGGGTGTTTCCGGGCATCGATCCGCTGCCGGTCAGGCTCGGCGACAAGGTGCGCGTGCGCATCGGCAATCTCAGCATGACCAATCATCCGATCCATCTGCACGGCCACAGCTTTGCGGTGACCTGCACCGACGGCGGCTGGATTCCGGAGAGCGCGCAATACCCGGAGACGACGACGGACGTGCCGGTCGGCGCGGTCAGGGTGTTCGACGTGCTCGCCGACAATCCCGGCGACTGGGCGTTTCATTGCCACAAGTCGCACCACACCATGAACGCGATGGGCCACGATGTCCGCAACCTGATCGGCGTGTCGCGCAAGGATCTCGCCAAGGCCGTCGGCAAGCTCGCGCCTGACGGCATGGCGATGGGCTCGACCGGCATGGCGATGGGCAACATGGAGATGCCGACGCCCGACAACACGCTGCCGATGATGACCGGCACCGGCCAGTTCGGGCCGATCGAGATGGGCGGCATGTTCACCGTGATGAAAATCCGCGAAGACCTCGCGCGCGACGATTACCGCGACCCCGGCCCGTACAAATTCCCGCAAGGCACCGTCGCCTACGAGGTCGCGGCGCCGGCCGCAGAGCCGGCCCGGCAGAAACCGGGCAGCCCGCCGATGAAGCACAAGATGTGA
- a CDS encoding TolC family protein has translation MTRHFARGLLVLIALSVSGCAAFSPDSGMSAVSELTSRTINKDVAFVRTADGAGAVEARVHQLLARPLSADSAVQIALLNNKGLQAAYNELALAETDLVEQSLPPNPVFSISRITGNGASEIERQVVGDILALATLPFRSDLARERFRQAQLRAALATLRLAADVRRAYVRAVAGNEMVALLTDAKATAESTAQLAVKLGETGSINKLDQAREQVFYAETTADLATARQTTASARERLARLMGLWDGGLDFRLPNQLPPLPRRPQALPSIEADAVAHRIDLQIARLELNALAKALNLTEATRFVTLLDLAGISRRTQDPEGAPFRERGFDVQFQIPIFDGGQVRVRQAAETYNLAFNRLTERAVNVRSEARDAYRVYRSTYDIASHYQREIIPLRKIITEEMQLRFSSMQVDIFALLTEARQRLASLRGAIEARQRFFLAQSDLQTAVNGGGTPAAGGDNSTTIAAAAPADAGGH, from the coding sequence ATGACACGCCATTTTGCGCGAGGCCTGCTCGTGCTCATTGCGCTCAGCGTCTCCGGCTGTGCCGCGTTCTCACCCGACAGCGGCATGAGCGCAGTCTCCGAGCTGACGAGCCGGACCATCAACAAGGACGTTGCCTTCGTGCGAACGGCCGACGGCGCCGGCGCGGTGGAGGCGCGCGTTCATCAATTGCTGGCGCGCCCATTGAGCGCCGACAGCGCCGTGCAGATCGCGCTGCTCAACAACAAGGGACTGCAGGCCGCTTATAACGAGCTGGCGCTGGCCGAGACCGATCTGGTCGAGCAGAGCCTGCCGCCCAATCCGGTGTTCTCGATCTCGCGGATCACGGGCAACGGCGCCAGCGAGATCGAGCGTCAGGTGGTCGGCGACATCCTCGCGCTCGCCACCCTGCCGTTCCGCTCCGACCTCGCCCGCGAACGCTTCCGCCAGGCCCAGTTGCGCGCCGCGCTGGCGACGTTGCGGCTCGCCGCCGACGTCCGCCGCGCCTATGTGCGCGCTGTTGCCGGCAATGAGATGGTGGCGCTGCTGACGGACGCGAAAGCCACGGCGGAATCCACCGCGCAGCTTGCGGTCAAGCTCGGCGAGACCGGCTCGATCAACAAGCTCGACCAGGCCCGCGAGCAGGTATTTTACGCCGAAACCACCGCCGACCTTGCCACCGCACGGCAGACGACAGCGAGCGCACGCGAAAGGCTCGCGCGTCTGATGGGACTGTGGGACGGCGGCCTCGACTTCCGTCTGCCCAATCAACTGCCGCCGCTGCCGCGCCGGCCGCAGGCACTGCCCTCGATCGAAGCCGACGCCGTGGCCCATCGCATCGATCTGCAGATCGCACGGCTGGAGCTGAATGCGCTGGCGAAGGCGCTGAATCTGACCGAAGCGACGCGCTTCGTCACCCTGCTCGACCTCGCCGGCATCTCCCGTCGCACCCAGGATCCGGAAGGCGCCCCGTTCCGCGAGCGCGGCTTCGACGTCCAGTTCCAGATCCCGATCTTCGATGGCGGCCAGGTGCGGGTGCGGCAGGCGGCGGAGACCTACAATCTCGCCTTCAACCGCCTCACCGAGCGCGCCGTCAACGTGCGCTCCGAGGCGCGCGATGCTTATCGCGTCTATCGCTCGACCTACGATATCGCCAGCCACTATCAGCGCGAGATCATCCCCTTGCGCAAGATCATCACCGAGGAGATGCAGCTGCGCTTCTCCAGCATGCAGGTCGATATTTTCGCTCTGCTCACCGAGGCTCGGCAGCGGCTGGCGTCGCTGCGCGGCGCGATCGAGGCCAGGCAAAGGTTCTTCCTCGCCCAGTCCGACTTGCAGACCGCCGTCAATGGCGGCGGCACGCCTGCCGCCGGCGGCGACAATTCAACCACCATCGCCGCGGCAGCACCTGCCGATGCTGGCGGCCACTGA
- a CDS encoding DUF4864 domain-containing protein — translation MRIAAVLVAISLVFSSTAALADDVANARGVIRAQEQAFVRDDARAAYSHAAPAIKEIFPAPDIFMSMVQNGYAPIYRHKSFEFGESKIEGSWISQRVHIIDANGEAWEALYTLEQQADGSYKITGCSLLKAGQSV, via the coding sequence ATGCGCATTGCCGCCGTGCTCGTCGCTATCAGCCTTGTCTTCAGCTCCACCGCGGCCCTCGCCGACGATGTTGCCAATGCGCGGGGCGTCATCCGCGCCCAGGAGCAGGCCTTCGTCCGCGACGATGCGCGCGCCGCCTATTCCCACGCCGCGCCGGCGATCAAGGAGATTTTCCCCGCGCCGGACATCTTCATGTCCATGGTGCAGAACGGCTACGCGCCGATCTATCGCCACAAGAGTTTTGAATTTGGCGAGAGCAAGATCGAGGGGAGCTGGATTTCCCAGCGCGTTCATATCATCGACGCCAATGGCGAGGCGTGGGAAGCCCTGTACACGCTCGAGCAGCAGGCGGACGGCAGCTATAAAATCACCGGCTGCTCGCTGCTGAAGGCGGGACAGTCGGTTTAG
- a CDS encoding cupredoxin domain-containing protein, whose product MKTMIKLGLALAALSTAPAFAHDQHGHGNFSAGEPGDPKKPARTIEILLNEMDYTPARVEVKRGEQVRFVLRNVGKEDHEFLLATTKENLAHAVEMKKHPHMEHDDPNGVRLAPSKTAEILWKFSKPGTFEYSCLIPDHRDNGMVGHVTVK is encoded by the coding sequence ATGAAGACCATGATCAAGCTCGGCCTCGCGCTGGCTGCGCTGTCGACTGCGCCGGCCTTTGCCCACGACCAGCATGGGCACGGCAACTTTTCCGCCGGCGAGCCCGGCGATCCCAAGAAGCCCGCGCGCACGATCGAGATCTTGCTGAACGAGATGGACTACACACCCGCCAGGGTCGAAGTCAAACGCGGCGAGCAGGTCCGCTTCGTGCTGCGCAATGTCGGCAAGGAGGACCACGAATTCCTGCTCGCCACCACCAAAGAAAATCTCGCGCATGCGGTGGAGATGAAGAAGCATCCGCACATGGAGCATGACGATCCCAACGGCGTGCGCCTCGCCCCGAGCAAGACGGCCGAGATCCTCTGGAAATTCAGCAAGCCCGGCACGTTCGAATATTCGTGCCTCATCCCCGACCACCGCGACAACGGCATGGTCGGCCACGTCACCGTCAAGTAA
- a CDS encoding TetR/AcrR family transcriptional regulator, whose translation MDDHSDQTRKPRADAVRNRERVLEAAKAVFNAGGPEASLEAVAKRAGVGIGTLYRHFPTREDLFEAVYRREVEQLSELAEHLRSAKDPVDALRRWLRSAVEFVATKKGMLAALALTYQSSSELAAFSMDRLTKAIGSLLARAVEAGQMRADISPEDLLRALIGMCYMHDQPGWQSSVLRMLDVFVDGLRVQPAAKAKAGAAKPAKPAVKRKR comes from the coding sequence ATGGACGACCACAGCGATCAGACCCGAAAGCCCCGCGCCGACGCCGTGCGCAATCGCGAGCGCGTGCTTGAAGCGGCGAAGGCCGTTTTCAACGCCGGCGGCCCCGAGGCGAGCCTGGAGGCCGTCGCCAAGCGTGCCGGCGTCGGCATCGGCACGCTCTATCGGCACTTCCCGACGCGCGAGGATCTGTTCGAGGCGGTGTACCGGCGCGAAGTCGAGCAGCTCAGCGAGCTCGCCGAGCATCTGCGAAGCGCGAAGGATCCGGTCGACGCGCTGCGCCGCTGGCTGCGCTCCGCGGTCGAATTCGTTGCCACGAAAAAGGGCATGTTGGCGGCGCTGGCACTGACCTATCAGAGTTCGTCCGAGCTCGCCGCCTTCTCGATGGACCGGTTGACCAAGGCGATCGGCTCGCTGCTCGCGCGCGCGGTGGAGGCCGGTCAGATGCGGGCCGATATCAGCCCGGAGGACCTGCTCAGGGCCCTGATCGGCATGTGCTACATGCACGACCAGCCCGGCTGGCAATCCTCGGTGCTGCGCATGCTCGACGTGTTCGTGGATGGCTTGCGCGTGCAGCCCGCCGCCAAGGCCAAGGCAGGTGCCGCCAAGCCAGCGAAGCCCGCAGTGAAACGCAAGCGATAG
- a CDS encoding cupin domain-containing protein — protein MSVDIGGRLRFIRARHKLSQRELAKRAGVTNSTISLIESNQMNPSVGALKRILDGIPMGLAEFFALEPESRRKIFYRAEELTEVGKKPISYRQVGDNLFGRSLQILKERYEPGSDTGRVHLVHDGEEGGIVISGKLEVTVEDERRILNPGDAYYFESRRPHRFRCVGGKPCEVISACTPPTF, from the coding sequence ATGAGCGTCGACATCGGTGGACGGCTGCGATTCATCCGGGCGCGCCACAAGCTGTCGCAGCGCGAACTTGCCAAGCGCGCCGGGGTCACCAATTCGACGATCTCGCTGATCGAATCCAACCAGATGAACCCGTCGGTCGGAGCGCTCAAGCGCATTCTGGACGGCATCCCGATGGGGCTCGCCGAGTTCTTTGCGCTGGAGCCGGAGTCGAGGCGCAAAATCTTCTACCGCGCCGAGGAGCTGACCGAGGTCGGCAAGAAACCGATCTCGTATCGCCAGGTCGGCGACAATCTGTTCGGCCGCAGCCTCCAGATTTTGAAGGAGCGTTACGAGCCCGGCAGCGACACCGGGCGCGTCCACCTCGTCCATGACGGCGAGGAAGGCGGCATCGTGATCTCGGGCAAGCTCGAAGTCACCGTCGAGGACGAGCGCCGCATCCTCAATCCGGGCGATGCCTATTATTTCGAGAGCCGCCGCCCGCACCGCTTCCGCTGCGTCGGCGGCAAGCCGTGCGAGGTGATATCGGCCTGCACGCCGCCGACGTTCTAA
- a CDS encoding (2Fe-2S)-binding protein translates to MNHSISLTVNGARRDFVLDDPRVTLLDLLRERLHLTGTKKGCDRGQCGACTILVDGKRINSCLALAISHDGADILTIEGVARGDQLHPVQAAFIARDGFQCGFCTPGQIMSAIGMMSEAQAGNDPERIRECMSGNLCRCGAYAGIVDAVLDAQGQMDETNQRRSA, encoded by the coding sequence ATGAACCACTCCATCAGCCTCACCGTGAACGGTGCGCGGCGCGACTTCGTCCTCGACGATCCGCGTGTCACGCTGCTCGATCTCCTGCGTGAGCGCCTCCATCTCACCGGAACCAAGAAGGGATGTGACCGCGGCCAGTGCGGCGCCTGCACCATTCTGGTCGACGGCAAGCGCATCAATTCCTGCCTCGCGCTCGCCATCAGCCATGACGGCGCCGACATCCTCACCATCGAGGGCGTGGCGCGCGGCGACCAGCTTCATCCCGTGCAGGCCGCCTTCATTGCCCGTGACGGCTTCCAGTGCGGCTTCTGCACGCCCGGCCAGATCATGAGCGCCATCGGCATGATGAGCGAGGCGCAAGCCGGCAATGATCCGGAACGCATCCGCGAATGCATGAGCGGCAATCTGTGCCGCTGCGGCGCCTATGCCGGCATCGTCGATGCTGTGCTCGACGCGCAAGGACAGATGGACGAGACCAATCAGAGGCGCTCCGCATGA
- a CDS encoding MFS transporter, producing MRLLIALVIGSIGAVGMWAVVVVIPVVQAEFGATRGAVSLAFTLMMFGFGLGGVIAGKITDRFGIVPAMAISIAFLGVANVLAGLSTQLWQFVAAYFLIGLGTSATFAPLMAEASHWFERYRGLAVTIVASGNYVAGTMWPPIVSWGTQEIGWRYTHIGIGIVCASTMALLVLVLRAQMGDDKVRNHANAPPPRVDLKLSTNALTVLLSIASISCCVAMAMPQVHIVAYCGDLGYGVARGAEMLSLMMGCGIISRIGSGYLADKIGGIRTLLVGSLAQGFALVFYLFFDSLASLYFISAMFGLFQGGIVPSYAIIVREAMPASEAATRVGIVIFASVFGMSFGGWVSGVIFDATGSYAAAFANGVAWNALNIAIVVTLLIRSRMGSVKTGPGFAT from the coding sequence ATGCGGCTGCTCATTGCGCTTGTGATCGGCTCGATCGGCGCCGTCGGCATGTGGGCGGTCGTGGTCGTGATCCCAGTGGTGCAGGCCGAATTCGGTGCCACGCGCGGCGCGGTGTCGCTGGCCTTCACGCTGATGATGTTCGGTTTCGGGCTCGGCGGCGTGATTGCAGGCAAGATCACCGACCGGTTCGGCATCGTGCCGGCGATGGCGATCAGCATCGCCTTCCTCGGTGTTGCCAACGTGCTCGCGGGGCTGTCGACCCAGCTCTGGCAGTTCGTGGCGGCGTATTTCCTGATCGGGCTCGGCACGTCCGCGACCTTCGCGCCGCTGATGGCGGAAGCTTCGCACTGGTTCGAGCGCTATCGCGGATTGGCCGTGACGATCGTCGCGAGCGGCAATTACGTTGCCGGCACGATGTGGCCGCCGATCGTGAGCTGGGGCACGCAGGAGATCGGCTGGCGCTACACCCATATCGGCATCGGCATCGTCTGCGCCAGCACGATGGCGCTTCTGGTCCTCGTCCTGCGCGCGCAGATGGGTGACGACAAGGTCCGCAATCACGCCAATGCACCGCCGCCGCGGGTCGATCTCAAGCTCTCGACCAACGCGCTGACGGTGCTGCTCTCGATCGCCAGCATCTCCTGCTGCGTCGCCATGGCGATGCCGCAGGTGCATATCGTCGCTTATTGCGGCGACCTCGGCTACGGCGTGGCGCGCGGCGCGGAGATGCTGTCGCTGATGATGGGCTGCGGCATCATCAGCCGCATCGGCTCGGGTTATCTCGCCGACAAGATCGGCGGCATCCGCACGCTGCTGGTGGGATCGCTGGCGCAGGGCTTTGCGCTCGTGTTCTATCTGTTCTTCGACAGCCTCGCCTCGCTTTATTTCATCTCCGCGATGTTCGGCCTGTTCCAGGGCGGCATCGTGCCGAGCTACGCCATCATCGTGCGCGAGGCGATGCCGGCGAGCGAGGCCGCGACCCGCGTCGGCATCGTGATCTTCGCCTCGGTGTTCGGCATGTCCTTCGGCGGCTGGGTGTCGGGCGTCATCTTCGATGCCACCGGCTCGTATGCCGCGGCGTTCGCCAACGGCGTTGCCTGGAACGCGCTGAATATCGCCATCGTCGTGACCCTGCTGATCCGCTCGCGAATGGGCTCGGTCAAGACCGGGCCGGGCTTCGCGACCTAA
- a CDS encoding FAD binding domain-containing protein — MKPFEYVRPATVTEAVAAAAQPGAVYLAAGTNLLDLMKGNISRPDRLVDVTHLEGLDGIERMADGSLRIGALVSNADLAHDADFAKSYPAVAEALLSGASAQLRNAATVGGNLLQRTRCAYFYDTASRCNKREAGSGCDARDGENRGHAVLGWSENCIATHPSDFCVPLVALDAVVEIEGRNGRREIALEALHRLPGDVPEQESALEPGDLIVAVRLPAVATGFAAHARYLKVRERTSYAFAVVSAAAALRIENGKIAETRLALGGVAAKPWRARAAEDVLKGVAPTADAFQEAAWRALTDAKPSGDNAFKIELARRIVVRALTLAAAGMPARLPALPASPFASMSGAIHA; from the coding sequence ATGAAGCCGTTCGAATACGTCAGGCCCGCCACGGTCACCGAGGCCGTTGCTGCCGCAGCCCAGCCGGGCGCCGTCTATCTCGCCGCCGGCACCAATCTGCTCGATCTGATGAAGGGCAATATCAGCCGTCCGGATCGTCTCGTCGACGTCACCCATCTCGAAGGGCTCGACGGCATCGAGCGTATGGCCGACGGGTCGCTTCGCATTGGCGCGCTCGTCAGCAACGCGGATCTCGCGCACGATGCCGACTTCGCGAAGTCCTATCCGGCCGTCGCCGAAGCCCTTCTCTCCGGCGCCTCCGCGCAGTTGCGCAATGCCGCGACCGTCGGCGGCAATCTCCTGCAACGGACGCGCTGTGCGTATTTCTACGACACCGCCAGCCGCTGCAACAAGCGAGAGGCCGGCAGCGGCTGCGACGCCCGCGACGGCGAGAACCGCGGTCACGCCGTGCTCGGCTGGAGCGAGAACTGCATCGCCACGCATCCGTCCGATTTCTGCGTGCCGCTGGTCGCGCTCGATGCCGTCGTCGAGATCGAAGGCAGGAACGGCCGGCGCGAGATCGCGCTCGAGGCGTTGCATCGTCTGCCGGGCGATGTGCCCGAGCAGGAGTCGGCGCTCGAGCCCGGCGATCTCATCGTCGCGGTGCGCCTGCCGGCGGTGGCAACCGGTTTCGCCGCGCATGCGCGCTACCTCAAGGTCCGTGAGCGTACCTCCTACGCCTTCGCCGTGGTATCCGCCGCCGCTGCGTTGCGGATCGAGAACGGAAAGATTGCGGAGACACGGCTTGCGCTTGGCGGCGTTGCCGCAAAGCCCTGGCGCGCCCGTGCCGCAGAGGACGTGCTCAAAGGCGTCGCGCCAACCGCCGATGCGTTTCAAGAAGCCGCCTGGCGCGCGCTCACCGACGCAAAGCCATCCGGCGACAACGCCTTCAAGATCGAACTCGCCCGCCGCATCGTCGTGCGCGCGCTGACCCTCGCCGCCGCCGGCATGCCCGCGCGCCTGCCGGCGCTGCCGGCCTCTCCCTTTGCCTCGATGTCCGGAGCTATCCATGCCTGA
- a CDS encoding xanthine dehydrogenase family protein molybdopterin-binding subunit has translation MPELNLTSAPAHLRHGSNIGQPLTRRDGVLKVTGQATYAADNHPPGMLFAVIAVSSIARGRVTSLDVAAAKRHPGVVDVMTPDHKPQLAIDPEIKTNPFVFRMEALQSSEVRYANQPIAVVIAETLEAATEGAVLLAPRYETLPPLVGLDAGESFVPAVVGVGNPTENHHGDVEAGLASAEKRIDAIYETPPQYHNAMEPHAIVVHWDGDRLSVDMPTQGLMLSLARIAELFGIAHDKIHIRSPFLGGGFGSKGLMGGPPVLGIMAAKLVGRPVKLVLRREQMYGPVGHRAPTRQRLRIGADGEGRLTALDHHARTVSSTFDDFYEPAADASHTLYAAPAIRTSHDAVRVNTGTPLFMRAPGEATGSIALESAIDEMAWACGMDPLAFRLKNYAEREPISGKPFSSKALRACYEQGATRFGWVKRSLQPRHMRDDAGLLVGWGMGTATFPALMFQAEARAAIRRDGSGVMEIGAHDMGQGAWTALAQIAADAVGLDIARVEFKAGTSDLPDAGIAGGSAHTATAGAAIHSAGAAVIAKLADLATNDERSPLFGAGNAGVIARAGRLIRRDDESRSESYAEILARAGVTEVEARGAGAPNPAAMEEYAMHAHGAVFAEVKVDPELGQVRVSRMVGAFAAGRIVNPRMVQSQLFGGMIWGLSFALHEEAVTDRRTGRIMNANLGEYHVPVNADVPPLDVITVEEHDPHVNALGIKGVGEIGITGSAGAVANAVWHATGVRVRRFPIRIEELLMQP, from the coding sequence ATGCCTGAGCTCAATCTCACCAGCGCACCCGCCCATCTGCGTCACGGCTCGAACATCGGTCAGCCGCTAACCCGCCGTGACGGCGTCCTCAAGGTCACGGGGCAGGCGACCTATGCCGCCGACAATCATCCGCCTGGGATGCTGTTCGCGGTGATCGCCGTTTCCAGCATCGCGCGTGGCCGCGTGACTTCGCTCGATGTCGCCGCCGCCAAGCGGCATCCCGGCGTCGTGGACGTGATGACGCCGGATCACAAGCCGCAGCTCGCGATCGATCCGGAGATCAAGACCAATCCGTTCGTGTTCCGGATGGAGGCGTTGCAGAGCAGCGAAGTCCGCTATGCCAACCAGCCCATCGCGGTCGTGATCGCGGAAACGCTGGAGGCGGCGACGGAAGGAGCGGTGCTGCTGGCACCGCGCTACGAAACGCTGCCTCCGCTGGTCGGGCTCGACGCCGGCGAAAGCTTCGTGCCGGCCGTTGTCGGCGTCGGCAACCCTACCGAAAATCATCACGGCGATGTCGAGGCGGGCCTTGCTTCGGCCGAGAAGCGGATCGACGCGATCTACGAGACGCCGCCGCAATATCACAACGCGATGGAGCCGCATGCGATCGTGGTTCACTGGGATGGCGACAGGCTGTCTGTGGACATGCCGACCCAAGGTCTGATGCTGTCGCTCGCGCGCATTGCCGAACTGTTCGGCATCGCGCACGACAAGATCCACATCCGCAGCCCGTTCCTCGGTGGCGGCTTCGGCTCGAAGGGGCTGATGGGCGGTCCGCCAGTCCTCGGCATCATGGCCGCGAAGCTGGTCGGCAGGCCGGTCAAGCTGGTGCTGCGCCGTGAGCAGATGTATGGGCCGGTCGGTCACCGTGCCCCGACCCGCCAGCGCCTGCGCATCGGCGCGGACGGCGAGGGGCGTCTGACCGCGCTCGATCACCATGCGCGGACCGTGTCGAGCACGTTCGACGATTTCTACGAGCCCGCGGCCGATGCCTCGCACACGCTCTATGCGGCGCCTGCGATCCGCACCTCGCATGACGCCGTACGCGTCAACACCGGCACGCCGCTGTTCATGCGCGCGCCTGGCGAGGCGACCGGTTCGATTGCGCTGGAGAGCGCGATCGACGAGATGGCCTGGGCCTGCGGCATGGATCCGCTCGCCTTCCGCCTGAAGAACTACGCCGAGCGCGAGCCGATCAGCGGCAAGCCCTTCTCTTCAAAGGCGCTGCGCGCCTGTTACGAGCAGGGCGCGACGCGCTTCGGCTGGGTCAAGCGTTCGCTGCAGCCGCGGCACATGCGCGACGATGCCGGCCTTCTGGTCGGCTGGGGCATGGGCACGGCGACCTTCCCGGCGCTGATGTTCCAGGCGGAAGCGCGCGCGGCGATCCGGCGCGACGGTTCGGGTGTGATGGAGATCGGTGCGCACGACATGGGGCAGGGCGCCTGGACCGCGCTCGCGCAGATCGCGGCCGATGCCGTCGGTCTTGACATCGCGCGCGTCGAATTCAAGGCAGGGACATCGGACTTGCCCGATGCCGGCATCGCCGGCGGCTCCGCGCACACGGCGACGGCGGGGGCTGCAATCCACAGCGCCGGCGCGGCTGTGATCGCAAAGCTCGCTGATCTCGCCACCAATGACGAGCGCTCGCCGCTGTTCGGCGCCGGCAATGCCGGCGTGATCGCGCGCGCGGGCAGGTTGATCCGGCGTGACGACGAGAGCCGCAGCGAGAGTTACGCCGAGATCCTCGCGCGGGCCGGCGTCACTGAAGTTGAGGCGCGCGGCGCCGGTGCGCCGAATCCCGCGGCCATGGAGGAATATGCCATGCATGCCCATGGCGCGGTGTTCGCGGAGGTGAAGGTCGATCCCGAGCTCGGCCAGGTCCGCGTCAGCCGCATGGTCGGCGCCTTCGCGGCCGGGCGCATCGTCAACCCGCGCATGGTGCAAAGCCAGCTGTTCGGCGGCATGATCTGGGGCCTGTCCTTCGCGCTGCATGAGGAGGCGGTCACAGACCGCCGCACCGGCCGGATCATGAATGCCAATCTCGGCGAGTACCACGTCCCCGTGAATGCCGATGTGCCGCCGCTCGACGTGATCACGGTCGAGGAGCACGACCCACACGTCAATGCGCTCGGCATCAAGGGTGTCGGCGAGATCGGCATCACCGGCAGCGCCGGCGCGGTCGCCAACGCGGTCTGGCACGCGACCGGCGTGCGGGTTCGCCGCTTTCCGATTCGAATCGAGGAGTTGTTGATGCAGCCTTGA